In Monodelphis domestica isolate mMonDom1 chromosome 4, mMonDom1.pri, whole genome shotgun sequence, one DNA window encodes the following:
- the FGR gene encoding tyrosine-protein kinase Fgr, producing the protein MGCVPCKEKTGSDTKLEAFNEDNARGDQGSGDRYGPDPTTGISSFPHIPNISNVSQQPVSMPHFLNSIPAKPGGLAGAGVTLFIALYGYEARTEDDLTFTKGEKFHILNNTEGDWWEARSLSSGRTGYIPSNYVAPVNSIQAEEWYFGKIGRKDAERQLMNPSNLQGTFLIRESETTPGAYSLSIRDWDEKKGDHVKHYKIRKLDNGGYYITTRAQFDSVQELVQHYTEVNDGLCHLLTKPCAIMKPGTLGLGKDAWEISRDSITLEKKLGMGCFGDVWMGTWNGSIKVAVKTLKPGTMSAPAFLEEAQIMKRLRHDKLVQLYAVVSEEPIYIITEFMSHGSLLEFLKEGEGQALRLPHLVDMAAQVAAGMAYMERMNYIHRDLRAANILVGDSLVCKIADFGLARLIEDNEYNPRQGAKFPIKWTAPEAALFGRFTIKSDVWSFGILLTELITKGRIPYPGMNNREVLEQVEQGYRMQCPPGCPFSLYEIMEQSWRQVPEERPTFEYLQSFLEDYFTSSEPQYQPGDES; encoded by the exons ATGGGCTGTGTGCCCTGTAAAGAGAAGACAGGATCCGACACCAAGCTCGAGGCCTTCAATGAGGACAATGCCCGGGGAGACCAAGGCTCCGGGGACCGTTATGGCCCCGATCCCACCACAGgcatctcttccttcccccacatCCCCAACATCAGTAATGTCTCCCAGCAACCAGTGAGCATGCCACACTTCCTGAATTCCATCCCTGCAAAGCCAGGGGGCCTTGCAG GGGCTGGAGTGACTCTGTTTATAGCCCTGTATGGCTATGAGGCCAGAACGGAGGACGATCTCACCTtcacaaaaggagaaaaattccaCATCCTCAACAACAC TGAGGGCGACTGGTGGGAGGCCAGATCCCTGAGCTCCGGACGTACTGGATACATCCCCAGCAACTACGTGGCGCCTGTGAACTCCatccaggcagaaga gTGGTACTTCGGGAAGATAGGTCGGAAGGATGCTGAAAGGCAGTTGATGAACCCCAGCAACCTCCAAGGAACCTTCCTTATCCGAGAAAGCGAGACCACCCCAG GGGCCTATTCTTTGTCCATTCGGGACTGGGATGAGAAAAAGGGGGACCATGTAAAACATTACAAGATCCGGAAACTGGACAATGGCGGGTATTACATCACCACTCGGGCCCAATTTGATTCTGTCCAGGAGTTGGTACAGCACTATACTG AAGTCAACGATGGACTGTGCCACCTGCTCACAAAGCCATGTGCCATCATGAAACCAGGAACCTTAGGCTTGGGGAAAGATGCCTGGGAGATCAGCAGAGACTCCATTACCCTGGAAAAAAAATTGGGCATGGGCTGCTTCGGGGATGTGTGGATGG GCACTTGGAATGGTTCCATCAAGGTGGCGGTGAAGACACTGAAGCCTGGCACCATGTCAGCGCCAGCTTTCCTGGAGGAGGCCCAGATCATGAAAAGGCTACGTCATGACAAGCTGGTGCAACTCTATGCTGTGGTATCTGAGGAGCCCATCTACATCATCACAGAGTTCATGAGCCATG GGAGCCTGCTGGAATTCCTCAAGGAGGGTGAAGGCCAAGCCCTGAGGCTGCCCCACCTAGTGGACATGGCGGCTCAG GTGGCTGCAGGTATGGCCTACATGGAGCGTATGAATTACATTCACCGGGATCTCCGGGCAGCCAACATCCTTGTTGGGGACAGCTTGGTGTGCAAGATTGCTGACTTTGGACTAGCTCGGCTTATTGAAGATAATGAATACAACCCCCGTCAAG GTGCCAAGTTTCCTATCAAGTGGACTGCCCCAGAGGCTGCACTCTTTGGCAGGTTCACCATCAAGTCTGACGTCTGGTCTTTTGGGATCCTGCTCACTGAACTCATCACGAAAGGCCGGATCCCTTACCCAG GTATGAATAACCGAGAGGTACTGGAACAGGTAGAACAGGGATATCGCATGCAGTGCCCACCAGGATGCCCATTTTCTCTGTATGAGATCATGGAACAGTCATGGCGCCAGGTTCCTGAGGAAAGGCCTACTTTTGAATACCTTCAATCCTTCCTTGAGGACTACTTCACATCCTCTGAACCTCAGTACCAACCAGGTGATGAGTCCTAA